One Candidatus Kinetoplastibacterium oncopeltii TCC290E genomic region harbors:
- a CDS encoding NADH-quinone oxidoreductase subunit N: MQDTNFFLIAPEITLLFLSLVILVLDMFSVDKNRFLTFIASLLTLIIISTISIVQFKHSSSGTVFGTLLIIDCFSHFLKIISSFIIFLILVYSKSYLIEFNMIKNGGEFYVLLLLSLLGQMVMISSGNFISLYLGIELMSLPLYAMIAIRRDIVINIEASIKYFVLGSVASGVFLYGVSIIYGVTNSLDFPVITSVNLNDIVNIKVLILGFMLLVSGLVFKFGIVPFHMWLPDVYQGSPTVVTLFLGTVPKIAIFAVLSRLFVNSLECFDFVDWNSLLVSFSLLSLCIGNITAIMQKDLKRMLAYSAISHMGFVLLGLISKDNCFSNSVTYSSSMYYIIIYALNTLAIFGSILLLSKGKECIYINDLIGLKKHNSLVAFVVLVTMLSLAGIPPFIGFYAKLSIFNVLINSGYIFVSLIAIFFSLIGAFYYLRVIKVSYFDNSEINYNYLIKPDNSSNNNDFALYFLLLNLLLIIVLSIFPDLLLNFCIDVANKSF, encoded by the coding sequence ATGCAAGATACTAATTTTTTCTTAATAGCTCCAGAAATAACATTGCTTTTTTTAAGTTTAGTTATTTTAGTTCTTGATATGTTTAGTGTTGATAAGAATAGATTTTTAACTTTCATTGCAAGTTTATTAACTCTTATTATCATAAGTACAATATCTATTGTTCAATTTAAACATAGTTCATCAGGAACAGTCTTTGGTACTTTATTGATAATAGATTGTTTTTCTCATTTTTTAAAAATTATATCGTCTTTCATTATATTCTTGATTCTTGTCTATAGTAAATCTTACTTGATAGAATTCAATATGATAAAAAATGGCGGTGAATTTTATGTGTTGTTGTTACTATCTCTTCTTGGTCAAATGGTAATGATTTCTTCTGGTAATTTTATATCTCTTTACCTTGGAATAGAACTGATGTCTTTACCACTATACGCTATGATAGCTATACGTAGAGATATAGTAATTAATATCGAAGCTTCAATTAAGTATTTTGTTTTAGGATCGGTTGCATCTGGAGTTTTTTTGTATGGGGTATCTATTATATACGGGGTCACAAACTCATTGGATTTTCCTGTTATAACATCTGTTAATTTAAACGACATTGTAAACATTAAGGTACTAATACTAGGTTTTATGCTTTTAGTATCCGGTTTAGTTTTTAAATTTGGTATAGTTCCATTTCACATGTGGCTTCCTGATGTTTATCAGGGTTCTCCTACAGTAGTTACATTATTTCTTGGAACTGTTCCCAAAATTGCTATTTTTGCTGTTCTATCTAGATTATTTGTAAATTCATTAGAATGTTTTGATTTTGTTGATTGGAATTCTTTATTAGTTTCTTTTTCTTTATTATCTTTATGTATAGGTAATATTACAGCTATTATGCAGAAAGACCTAAAGAGAATGTTAGCATACTCAGCAATATCCCATATGGGGTTTGTACTTTTAGGTTTAATCAGCAAAGATAATTGTTTCTCAAATAGCGTCACATACTCTTCATCAATGTACTATATTATAATATATGCTTTGAATACATTAGCTATTTTTGGCTCTATTCTGTTATTATCCAAAGGTAAAGAATGCATATATATCAATGATTTGATAGGGTTAAAAAAACACAATTCTTTGGTAGCTTTTGTAGTGTTGGTAACTATGCTTTCATTAGCTGGAATACCTCCATTTATAGGTTTTTATGCAAAATTATCTATATTCAATGTTTTAATAAATTCAGGTTATATTTTTGTATCATTGATAGCTATATTTTTTTCATTAATTGGTGCTTTTTATTACTTAAGAGTTATAAAAGTTTCTTATTTTGATAACTCTGAAATTAATTATAATTATTTAATCAAACCAGACAATAGTAGTAATAATAATGATTTCGCTTTATATTTTTTATTGCTTAATTTGTTATTAATAATTGTTCTAAGTATATTTCCAGATCTACTTTTAAATTTTTGTATAGATGTAGCAAACAAATCTTTTTAA
- a CDS encoding NADH-quinone oxidoreductase subunit M, with the protein MSIYIYNSCLSLAVFLPILFGFFILIFGNDSKAYYVKAISLLIAIVCFLLTCYIYNFFDPSDINTQFEENHKWIGSLDINYHIGIDGISLLFLLLTSFITVIVVLAGWESIRNRVSEYMAAFLILSGLMNGVFVSLDAILFYVFFESTLIPMYIIIGVWGGYNRFYAAFKFFLYTLLGSLLMFIAFIYLHKISGSFDILIWQKIKISYTEQFLIFIAFMAAFAVKIPMWPFHTWLPDAHVEAPTGGSIILAAIMLKLGAYGFLRLSLPILPDASISLSGLMVTLSLIAIIYIGFIAIVQDDMKKLVAYSSIAHMGFVTLGMFIFNIVGLEGAILQMISHGFISAAMFFSIGVLYDRAHSRAISDYSGLVSVMPRFIVFFVFFSMANCGLPATSGFVGEFLVIIGSVEYSFPVAILAATSLILSASYSLWMLKRIAFGKLRVNIDVNKDNSIDIDKREFFILGILTLVVLFMGIYPKPFTDVINLPAKCLLEHLAITKL; encoded by the coding sequence ATGTCTATCTATATATATAATTCTTGTCTTAGTCTAGCAGTATTCTTGCCTATATTATTTGGTTTTTTTATCTTGATTTTTGGCAACGATAGTAAAGCTTATTATGTTAAAGCTATTTCTTTGTTAATAGCTATAGTTTGCTTTTTACTAACCTGTTATATTTATAATTTTTTTGACCCGAGCGATATTAACACTCAGTTTGAAGAAAACCATAAATGGATAGGTAGTCTTGATATAAATTACCATATTGGGATAGATGGGATATCTCTACTGTTTTTACTTCTAACTTCTTTTATTACTGTTATTGTAGTATTAGCTGGCTGGGAATCTATAAGAAATAGAGTTTCCGAATATATGGCAGCTTTTTTGATATTATCTGGTTTAATGAATGGTGTTTTTGTTTCTTTAGATGCTATTCTGTTTTATGTTTTTTTTGAATCAACTCTTATCCCCATGTATATAATAATAGGTGTATGGGGTGGTTATAACCGTTTTTATGCTGCTTTTAAGTTTTTTCTTTATACGTTGTTAGGATCACTGTTGATGTTCATAGCTTTTATTTATTTGCATAAAATATCAGGCTCCTTTGATATTTTAATTTGGCAAAAGATAAAAATTAGTTATACAGAGCAGTTTTTAATATTTATAGCATTTATGGCTGCTTTCGCTGTTAAAATACCAATGTGGCCATTTCATACTTGGTTGCCAGATGCTCACGTAGAGGCACCTACAGGTGGATCCATCATTTTAGCTGCTATTATGCTAAAGTTAGGAGCTTATGGATTTTTACGACTATCTTTGCCAATCTTACCTGATGCTTCTATCAGTTTATCTGGATTAATGGTTACTTTATCTTTGATAGCTATCATATACATAGGATTTATTGCTATAGTTCAAGATGATATGAAAAAACTTGTAGCTTATTCCTCAATAGCTCATATGGGTTTCGTTACTTTGGGGATGTTTATTTTTAATATAGTAGGTCTTGAAGGTGCTATATTACAAATGATATCACATGGTTTTATATCAGCAGCTATGTTTTTTTCTATAGGAGTGTTGTATGACAGAGCACACTCTAGGGCTATTTCTGATTATAGTGGTTTGGTTAGCGTCATGCCACGTTTCATAGTATTTTTTGTTTTTTTCTCTATGGCTAATTGTGGATTACCAGCTACTAGTGGTTTTGTTGGTGAATTCTTAGTAATAATAGGTAGTGTGGAATATAGTTTTCCAGTTGCTATTTTAGCTGCAACATCTCTTATTCTGAGTGCTTCTTATTCTTTATGGATGCTTAAGCGTATTGCTTTTGGTAAACTTAGAGTTAATATCGATGTCAATAAAGATAATTCTATTGACATCGACAAAAGAGAGTTTTTCATTCTCGGTATACTTACTCTAGTAGTTTTATTTATGGGTATATATCCTAAGCCATTTACAGATGTTATTAATTTACCAGCTAAATGTTTGTTAGAACATTTAGCAATTACAAAACTTTAG
- the nuoL gene encoding NADH-quinone oxidoreductase subunit L yields the protein MNSYNPYNLCMIVVFSPLIGSLISGLFGSSFLYNNPIISRSAASFVSIFCILISFLSAIFLMCNVIHHKCSYDITLYTWSTVDTLSLDIGFLIDFLSSVMILVVTSVSLMVHIYTIGYMSDDSGYQRFFSYLSLFTFAMLMLVMSNNMLQLFFGWEAVGLVSYLLIGFWYTKESAVTANMKAFIVNRVGDFGFILGIGLLVVSTGSISYQDILSNLDSIQEQHVPGGGVLQKLDLIPIACLCLFIGAMGKSAQVPLHAWLPDSMEGPTPISALIHAATMVTAGIFMVVRFSGLFELSSFVLSFIIIVGSIGALFLGILGIIQTDIKRVIAYSTLSQLGYMTVALGVSAYSVAIFHLVTHAFFKALLFLGAGSVIIGTHHNQDIRIMGGIYKYMPITWITFLLATLSLVGFPFFSGFYSKELIIDSVKYSTMFGSGFAYFSVLTGVFVTSLYSFRLYFLVFHGKERFRERSDFNGNPHDPGYSILLPLVFLAVPSVLLGLLVVDNFVFGKFFDSIITVMPMHDTFYHVSKDWSGWLHFAQHSFYSVPFLLVISGAFVSWYCYIINDKITNTIKSKFLFIVNILDNKFYFDVIYSVIAKTCFRFGSFLWKYCDQILIDKILVNGSANVVNFMSRISQNFQSGFIYHYVVSMIIGIISMVTIFVFIF from the coding sequence ATGAATAGTTATAATCCTTATAACTTATGTATGATAGTAGTTTTCTCTCCTCTCATTGGATCTTTGATATCAGGCTTATTTGGATCTAGTTTTTTATACAATAATCCTATTATTAGTCGCTCAGCAGCTAGTTTTGTTTCAATATTTTGCATATTGATTTCTTTTTTATCAGCAATATTTCTAATGTGTAATGTTATACACCATAAATGTTCTTATGATATTACTTTATATACCTGGAGTACAGTTGATACATTAAGTTTAGATATTGGGTTTTTAATAGATTTTCTTTCGTCTGTAATGATTTTGGTAGTAACATCTGTATCTTTAATGGTTCATATATATACAATAGGTTACATGTCTGATGATTCTGGATATCAAAGATTCTTTTCATATTTATCGCTATTTACTTTCGCAATGTTAATGTTGGTAATGTCGAATAACATGTTGCAATTATTTTTTGGATGGGAAGCTGTAGGTCTAGTTTCTTATTTATTAATAGGATTTTGGTATACTAAAGAAAGTGCAGTAACAGCAAACATGAAAGCTTTTATAGTCAACAGAGTCGGTGATTTTGGTTTTATACTGGGTATAGGTTTATTAGTTGTTAGTACTGGAAGTATAAGTTATCAAGATATTCTGAGTAATTTAGACTCTATTCAAGAACAACACGTACCAGGAGGTGGTGTTTTACAAAAACTAGATCTGATACCGATAGCTTGTTTATGTCTTTTTATTGGAGCGATGGGCAAATCAGCCCAGGTTCCATTACATGCATGGTTGCCAGATTCTATGGAAGGGCCAACTCCAATTTCTGCTCTTATACATGCCGCTACTATGGTTACTGCTGGTATATTTATGGTAGTAAGATTTTCTGGATTGTTTGAATTATCATCTTTTGTATTGTCATTTATTATAATTGTAGGTTCCATAGGAGCTTTATTTTTGGGTATTCTTGGAATTATTCAGACTGATATAAAGCGTGTAATAGCGTATTCTACACTTTCTCAGTTAGGTTATATGACGGTAGCTTTGGGAGTTTCAGCATACTCAGTAGCCATATTTCATTTAGTTACTCATGCTTTTTTTAAAGCATTACTTTTTTTAGGTGCTGGATCGGTTATTATTGGTACTCATCACAATCAAGATATAAGGATCATGGGTGGCATATATAAATACATGCCTATAACATGGATAACTTTTTTGTTGGCTACTCTTTCTTTAGTTGGGTTTCCTTTTTTCTCAGGTTTTTACTCTAAAGAATTGATAATAGACTCTGTAAAATATTCTACTATGTTTGGATCTGGATTTGCTTATTTTTCAGTTTTGACAGGTGTTTTTGTTACTTCATTATACTCCTTTCGTTTATATTTTTTAGTTTTTCACGGAAAAGAGAGATTCAGGGAAAGATCTGATTTTAATGGAAATCCGCATGATCCTGGTTATTCTATTTTACTTCCACTTGTTTTTTTAGCAGTTCCTTCAGTTTTATTAGGCTTATTAGTTGTTGATAATTTTGTTTTTGGTAAATTTTTCGATTCTATAATAACAGTTATGCCTATGCATGATACTTTTTACCATGTTTCAAAAGATTGGAGTGGATGGCTGCATTTTGCTCAACATTCATTCTACAGTGTTCCTTTTTTACTTGTCATATCTGGAGCTTTTGTCTCTTGGTACTGTTATATTATTAATGATAAAATAACAAATACTATTAAGTCTAAATTTTTGTTTATAGTCAATATTCTTGATAATAAATTTTATTTTGATGTTATATACTCTGTAATTGCTAAAACTTGTTTTAGATTTGGTTCTTTTTTATGGAAATATTGTGATCAAATATTAATTGATAAAATTTTAGTTAATGGTAGTGCTAACGTTGTAAATTTTATGTCTAGGATAAGCCAGAATTTTCAATCTGGTTTTATTTATCATTATGTCGTTTCTATGATTATAGGTATTATTTCCATGGTAACGATTTTTGTATTCATTTTTTAA
- the nuoK gene encoding NADH-quinone oxidoreductase subunit NuoK has protein sequence MITISHYLILSSCIFSIGLIGIFINRHNIIVMLMSIELILLSANLNFVVFSECNQNISGQVFVFFVMTVAAAESAIGLAILVLLFRNLDSMNVNKISQLKG, from the coding sequence GTGATAACAATATCTCATTATTTAATATTAAGCTCGTGTATTTTCTCAATTGGTCTTATTGGTATATTTATTAATAGGCACAACATAATTGTCATGTTAATGTCAATTGAGCTAATATTGTTGTCAGCTAATTTAAATTTTGTTGTTTTTTCAGAATGTAATCAAAATATCTCCGGTCAGGTTTTTGTTTTTTTTGTTATGACGGTTGCTGCTGCAGAATCAGCGATAGGTTTGGCTATTTTGGTTTTATTGTTTAGGAATTTAGACTCAATGAATGTTAATAAAATTAGTCAGTTAAAAGGATAG
- a CDS encoding NADH-quinone oxidoreductase subunit J, whose translation MTFTTFLFYLLSSITLISSLCVIFASNPVISVLYLILVFVNVAMLWMMLGAEFLSLLLILVYVGAVMVLFLFVVMMIDSSFKNSQKENIFKPYVSFGIFIGLLTIVEISVVFYCKWGNCNSDIYQSIGTTMDIGLSIYKDYIFAVEMCALILLVGMISAIVLNLRNREDRKVQNNTNAALLADHRNRLVFANFSKKNDNSSFYKTVLKDGDDK comes from the coding sequence ATGACTTTTACTACATTCCTTTTTTATTTGTTATCTTCTATAACGCTAATATCATCACTGTGTGTTATTTTTGCTAGTAACCCTGTGATTTCTGTACTGTATTTAATATTGGTTTTTGTAAATGTCGCAATGTTATGGATGATGTTGGGAGCAGAGTTTCTTTCTTTATTGCTCATACTAGTCTATGTTGGTGCTGTGATGGTTTTATTCTTATTCGTCGTTATGATGATAGATAGTAGTTTTAAAAATAGCCAGAAAGAAAATATATTTAAACCTTATGTTTCTTTTGGTATTTTTATAGGTCTTTTAACTATAGTTGAAATATCTGTAGTTTTTTATTGTAAATGGGGAAATTGTAATTCTGATATTTATCAAAGTATAGGCACTACTATGGATATAGGATTATCAATTTATAAAGATTATATTTTTGCAGTAGAAATGTGTGCTTTAATATTACTAGTAGGCATGATTTCTGCAATTGTCTTGAATTTAAGGAACAGAGAAGATAGAAAAGTGCAGAATAATACAAATGCAGCATTATTAGCTGACCATAGAAACCGATTGGTATTTGCTAATTTTTCTAAAAAAAATGATAATTCTTCATTCTATAAAACTGTTCTAAAAGATGGGGACGATAAGTGA
- the nuoI gene encoding NADH-quinone oxidoreductase subunit NuoI, translating to MTSIKRFFSSFLLYEFLKGMLLTGKYFFRRKVTLIYPYEKTPMSPRFRGLHALRRYDDGEERCIACKLCEAVCPAMAINIESEQRADGSRRTTRYDIDLTKCIFCGFCEESCPVDSIVETHIHEYHGEKQGDLYFTKDILLAIGDKYESDIAARIAKDAPYR from the coding sequence ATGACATCTATAAAGAGATTTTTCAGTAGTTTTTTGCTGTATGAATTTTTAAAAGGTATGCTTCTCACAGGTAAATATTTTTTTAGGCGTAAGGTTACTTTAATATATCCTTATGAAAAAACTCCTATGTCTCCACGCTTTAGAGGACTGCATGCATTGAGACGTTATGACGATGGTGAAGAACGTTGTATAGCATGCAAATTGTGTGAGGCTGTTTGTCCTGCTATGGCCATTAATATAGAATCTGAGCAACGAGCTGATGGTTCACGTCGTACTACTAGATATGATATAGATTTAACAAAATGTATTTTTTGTGGTTTTTGTGAAGAAAGTTGCCCTGTAGACTCAATCGTTGAGACTCATATTCATGAGTATCATGGAGAAAAGCAAGGTGATTTATATTTCACAAAAGATATATTGTTGGCTATAGGCGATAAATACGAATCTGATATAGCTGCTAGAATAGCTAAAGATGCTCCTTATCGTTAA
- the nuoH gene encoding NADH-quinone oxidoreductase subunit NuoH, giving the protein MVLSILIKIICIVLPLILCVAYLTYWERKMIGAMHVRLGPTRVGFNGLLQPFADVIKLITKEIVIPSQSNKVLFLISPIITLMPALAAWAVIPFGPEIVLANVNAGLLYVMAITSIGVYGVVIAGWASNSKYALLGSLRASAQMISYELAVSFIMVVILMVSKSLNMSDIVLSQNKGWFFDNGFAFLSWNWLPLFPLFVIYVISAVAETNRHPFDVVEGESEIVAGHMVEYSGVAFAIFFLAEYANMILLSSLASIMFLGGWLPPLNFVPFTFIPGWIWLSLKTFFIVSLFIWFRSTFPRYRYDQIMRLGWKIFIPVTGLWLVLVAVWMRTPWNIWY; this is encoded by the coding sequence ATGGTTTTAAGCATTCTTATCAAGATAATATGCATAGTTCTACCGCTTATTCTTTGCGTTGCATACCTCACATATTGGGAAAGGAAGATGATTGGTGCCATGCACGTGCGCTTAGGTCCTACACGTGTTGGTTTTAATGGTCTTTTGCAACCATTTGCTGACGTAATAAAGTTAATTACCAAAGAAATAGTTATACCTTCTCAATCTAACAAGGTTTTGTTTCTCATTTCTCCAATTATAACTTTGATGCCAGCTTTAGCTGCCTGGGCTGTTATTCCCTTTGGTCCGGAAATTGTTTTAGCAAATGTTAATGCTGGTCTTTTATATGTTATGGCTATTACTTCAATAGGTGTTTATGGTGTCGTAATAGCAGGGTGGGCTTCGAATTCTAAATATGCTTTGTTAGGCTCATTACGAGCATCGGCACAAATGATATCTTATGAGCTTGCTGTAAGTTTTATAATGGTTGTCATTTTAATGGTTTCTAAAAGCTTAAATATGAGCGATATAGTCCTCTCTCAGAATAAAGGTTGGTTTTTTGATAATGGATTTGCTTTTTTATCTTGGAACTGGTTACCTTTGTTCCCTTTATTCGTGATATATGTTATATCTGCTGTGGCTGAAACAAATAGACACCCATTTGATGTTGTTGAAGGTGAATCTGAGATTGTTGCCGGGCATATGGTAGAATATTCAGGCGTTGCTTTTGCAATATTTTTTCTTGCAGAATATGCAAATATGATTCTTTTATCTAGTCTTGCCTCCATAATGTTTTTAGGAGGATGGTTACCACCATTAAATTTTGTACCATTTACATTCATACCAGGATGGATTTGGTTATCTCTGAAAACCTTTTTTATTGTTTCTTTATTTATTTGGTTTAGATCTACTTTTCCTAGATATAGATATGATCAGATAATGAGGTTGGGTTGGAAGATATTTATACCAGTTACTGGTCTTTGGTTAGTTTTAGTTGCTGTATGGATGAGAACTCCTTGGAATATTTGGTATTAA
- the nuoG gene encoding NADH-quinone oxidoreductase subunit NuoG: MVDIIIDGKKVSVPKGSKLIQATQSVGCYVPHFCYHKKLSIAANCRMCLVEVEKSPKALPACATVVSDGMVVHTNSKKVKEAQKSVMEFLLINHPLDCPVCDKGGECQLQDLAVGYGATQSRYNEGKRVVFQKNLGPLISASEMSRCIHCTRCIRFGEEIAGVVELGMINRGEKSEITSFLGRSVESELSGNMIDICPVGALTSKPFRFSARNWELARRKSISPHDSFGTNLIMQIKRDKVIRVVPFEVENINECWISDRDRFSYDGLNSKDRLSVPMVKDDSGKWQEVSWQDAIYKVSRELIRIKESYGPHEIGAMTSEYSTLEEYFLFGKMLRVLGSNNTDFRLRQTDSNFDNYLDGVPWLGLSLKEIEELDVVVVIGSFLRKDHPLFAQRLRQISKNGAKIFIIDNYASDQLMNISGRISVKPSALTKTIAKLYVAISKIQGKEIPKEFVSLKDSNIENEIEIIANSLSHGGKNAIFLGNTIVSMPDASTAFANSYGVSVLAGAKLGFLTYGANVLGGYLADFIPKDGGKNVSQMFQRPLKSYLIMHFDPLLDTDNGALSIKSLSEAEFNVAFVSYASQAKEWANVMLPISPFTETSGSFINSQGILQSFKSVVSPLGLTKPAWKVICSLSAVLGFPGFKYESFDSLSKSILNENFRDKLSNSTSSSMGLGNIKQGFERVADLPIYRSDCLVRHSVPLQETSSSKKPFLRINKKSMNLLRLNENEEVVVSSDSGKLKIKILVDDCVPDNVMHVSTGFEYTSPLGSSFCTLNVERL; this comes from the coding sequence ATGGTTGATATAATTATTGATGGTAAAAAAGTAAGTGTTCCAAAAGGTAGTAAATTAATACAAGCTACACAAAGTGTAGGTTGTTATGTGCCGCATTTTTGCTATCACAAAAAATTATCAATTGCAGCTAATTGTCGTATGTGTTTGGTAGAAGTAGAAAAATCTCCTAAGGCTTTACCAGCATGTGCTACCGTTGTTTCCGATGGAATGGTTGTTCATACCAATTCGAAGAAAGTAAAGGAAGCACAAAAATCAGTTATGGAGTTTTTATTGATTAATCATCCCCTTGATTGTCCAGTATGTGACAAGGGTGGTGAATGTCAATTGCAAGATTTAGCAGTTGGTTATGGAGCCACACAATCAAGATATAATGAAGGGAAAAGGGTTGTTTTTCAAAAGAATCTAGGACCATTGATATCTGCTTCAGAAATGAGTAGATGTATACATTGTACAAGATGTATTCGTTTTGGAGAAGAAATTGCTGGTGTAGTTGAGCTTGGAATGATAAATCGTGGAGAAAAATCAGAAATAACATCTTTTCTCGGTCGCTCTGTAGAATCAGAATTGTCTGGAAATATGATAGATATTTGTCCTGTAGGCGCTTTAACATCTAAACCATTTAGATTTTCTGCAAGGAATTGGGAGTTAGCACGTCGTAAATCAATTAGTCCGCATGATAGTTTTGGAACTAATCTAATTATGCAGATAAAAAGAGATAAGGTTATACGTGTTGTTCCTTTTGAGGTTGAAAATATTAATGAATGCTGGATCAGTGATAGGGATCGTTTCTCATATGATGGTTTGAATAGCAAAGATAGATTGTCGGTTCCTATGGTCAAGGATGACAGTGGAAAATGGCAAGAGGTCTCTTGGCAAGATGCTATATACAAAGTATCTCGAGAATTGATCAGGATTAAGGAGTCTTATGGCCCTCATGAGATTGGTGCTATGACTTCTGAGTATTCTACATTAGAAGAATACTTCTTGTTTGGAAAAATGTTACGGGTTCTTGGTTCTAATAATACTGACTTTAGGCTCAGGCAAACAGACTCTAATTTCGATAATTATTTAGATGGAGTTCCTTGGCTTGGTTTGTCTTTGAAGGAAATAGAAGAATTAGATGTTGTGGTTGTAATAGGATCCTTTCTAAGGAAAGATCATCCTTTATTTGCTCAGAGGCTTCGTCAGATTTCTAAGAATGGGGCCAAGATTTTTATTATAGATAATTATGCCTCTGATCAATTAATGAATATCAGTGGCAGAATTAGTGTTAAGCCTTCTGCCTTGACAAAGACTATAGCAAAATTGTATGTAGCAATTTCCAAAATCCAAGGAAAAGAAATACCTAAAGAGTTTGTTAGCTTAAAAGATTCAAATATAGAGAATGAAATTGAAATTATAGCAAATAGTCTTTCTCATGGCGGTAAAAATGCTATATTTTTAGGTAATACCATTGTTTCTATGCCAGATGCTTCTACTGCATTTGCAAACTCATATGGGGTTTCAGTTTTAGCAGGAGCAAAATTGGGTTTTTTAACATATGGAGCCAATGTATTGGGTGGTTATCTTGCTGATTTTATACCTAAGGATGGTGGTAAAAACGTTTCACAGATGTTCCAAAGGCCTCTTAAATCATATTTAATAATGCATTTTGATCCATTGTTAGATACAGACAATGGAGCTTTATCCATAAAGTCTTTATCTGAAGCTGAGTTTAATGTAGCTTTTGTATCATACGCTTCTCAGGCAAAGGAATGGGCCAATGTAATGTTGCCAATATCTCCATTTACTGAGACATCAGGCTCATTCATTAATTCTCAAGGTATTCTTCAAAGTTTTAAAAGTGTTGTCTCCCCATTAGGGCTAACTAAGCCAGCATGGAAAGTGATTTGTTCATTATCAGCAGTTTTAGGTTTTCCAGGATTTAAATATGAAAGTTTTGATTCTTTAAGTAAATCTATATTGAATGAAAATTTCAGGGATAAATTATCAAATTCTACAAGTTCAAGCATGGGCCTAGGTAATATAAAACAAGGGTTTGAAAGAGTTGCTGATCTTCCTATTTATAGATCTGACTGTTTAGTTAGGCATTCAGTACCTTTGCAAGAAACATCTTCATCCAAGAAACCATTTCTTAGAATAAATAAAAAATCTATGAACTTGTTGCGTTTAAATGAAAATGAAGAAGTTGTTGTTTCGAGTGATTCTGGTAAATTAAAGATAAAAATATTAGTTGATGATTGTGTTCCAGACAATGTAATGCATGTTTCTACTGGGTTTGAGTATACTTCTCCATTAGGTAGTTCTTTTTGTACTCTTAATGTGGAGCGTTTGTAA